From Nitrospirota bacterium, one genomic window encodes:
- a CDS encoding RsfS/YbeB/iojap family protein translates to AGSRARSIEGARNSQWVLMDYGDVIAHIFRQDVRGHYALERLWADAKRIPVSDEPPVAQPVAAPEPVKKPKKAPAKKVSAKKASTKKPPAKKAPAKKAPAKKKA, encoded by the coding sequence CGCGGGCTCCAGAGCACGCAGCATCGAAGGCGCGAGAAATTCGCAATGGGTCCTGATGGACTACGGCGACGTCATTGCCCATATCTTCCGACAGGACGTCCGGGGACATTACGCCCTCGAACGGCTATGGGCCGACGCAAAACGCATCCCCGTATCGGACGAACCGCCGGTTGCACAACCGGTTGCCGCCCCGGAGCCCGTGAAGAAGCCGAAAAAAGCACCGGCTAAAAAGGTATCGGCAAAGAAAGCATCGACGAAGAAACCACCAGCGAAAAAAGCACCGGCAAAAAAGGCTCCTGCGAAAAAAAAGGCCTAG
- the bioB gene encoding biotin synthase BioB, producing MVDYQDFAAKALRNETLTRSECQAVLDSPDERLLELLQAAFTVRSRYFGKTVRLQMLQNAKSGACMEDCHYCSQSAISTAPIERYNLLPQKEMIDGARQAAASKAQRYCIVISGRSPLDREIDEIAGAVRAIKQEIPIQICCSLGLMSEPQAKRLKAAGVDRVNHNLNTGEAFHASICTTHTFQDRLNTIQNARAAGLEICSGGIVGMGEKDEDLIDLAMALIDVKPDSIPLNTLHPATGTPLENCDNLTPQRCLKVLCLFRFLHPRTELRVAGGREHNLRSLQPLALYPADSIFVNNYLTTPGSPAPEVWGMIEDLGFKIEVDHQQPVGN from the coding sequence ATGGTCGACTATCAGGATTTCGCAGCTAAAGCCTTGCGCAACGAGACGCTGACCAGAAGTGAATGTCAGGCCGTGCTCGATAGTCCCGATGAGCGATTATTAGAACTCCTCCAAGCCGCCTTTACCGTCCGATCCCGCTATTTCGGCAAGACCGTTCGCCTCCAGATGCTGCAGAACGCCAAGAGCGGGGCCTGCATGGAAGACTGTCACTACTGTTCTCAATCGGCGATTTCCACCGCCCCGATCGAGCGCTATAACCTCTTGCCGCAAAAAGAGATGATCGACGGTGCCAGGCAGGCTGCCGCCTCGAAAGCCCAACGTTATTGCATCGTCATCAGCGGTCGGAGTCCCTTGGACCGGGAGATCGATGAAATCGCGGGAGCCGTCCGCGCGATCAAGCAGGAGATTCCAATTCAAATTTGCTGTTCACTCGGCCTTATGAGCGAACCACAGGCCAAGCGGCTGAAGGCGGCAGGCGTCGATCGAGTGAACCATAATTTGAATACGGGCGAAGCCTTTCATGCGTCCATCTGCACCACGCATACATTCCAAGACCGGCTCAACACCATCCAAAACGCGCGGGCAGCAGGACTGGAAATCTGTTCAGGCGGGATCGTCGGAATGGGAGAAAAGGACGAAGACCTCATCGACCTGGCAATGGCCCTGATCGACGTGAAGCCGGACTCGATTCCGCTCAACACGCTCCATCCGGCGACAGGCACACCGCTGGAGAACTGTGACAACCTGACCCCTCAACGCTGCTTAAAAGTGCTCTGCCTCTTCCGGTTTCTGCACCCACGAACCGAACTCCGCGTGGCAGGCGGCCGCGAACATAACCTCCGTAGCCTCCAGCCCTTGGCCCTCTATCCAGCCGACTCCATCTTCGTGAACAACTATCTCACGACACCAGGCTCTCCAGCCCCAGAAGTCTGGGGCATGATCGAAGACCTAGGCTTCAAGATCGAAGTGGACCATCAGCAGCCGGTCGGTAACTAG
- a CDS encoding tetratricopeptide repeat protein — protein MLRLLTTIFLICVGIFLYSYFRELNPGTVAVRTSPSIQFELSPVTLVVFSMAVGAVLVALAVGMRQTAHAIGNWRSTRLLRRKEKIDALHREGTHAFMSKRIVEAVGLFEKALAMDPNRVDSLLWLGNIYRAESNYAEAIRLHQRANRVDDRNIEILLELAKDLEGAKRYEDALQALHKMLRIEPDNLTALIRERDLLIRLEKWSEALEIQHRLLKANLPEPERKAEAHLLTGCTYEVGRQLLERGHPDKARRYFRGAIKKDRTFLPAYIGIGEILIREGKTKDAVEILKKVYARTRNIIILHRLEELFLEQGEPSEIIRVYQEALQQDPSNAALQFYLGKLYYRLEMADEAFDILSTVEGIQDQLVDYHKIMANLFLRKQHMEQAVVELKKALHFKKRVVVPYVCTACQQESTEWSGRCHRCGTWNTFVALPWPNAGQTVQGQSNSPSPASLVPYQGIASPFETV, from the coding sequence ATGCTCCGACTGCTCACCACTATCTTCCTCATCTGCGTCGGAATCTTCCTCTACAGCTATTTTCGCGAGTTGAATCCAGGCACGGTCGCGGTCCGCACCAGCCCCTCCATCCAATTTGAACTCAGTCCGGTCACGCTCGTCGTCTTTTCCATGGCCGTCGGCGCCGTACTCGTCGCCTTGGCCGTCGGCATGCGGCAAACCGCCCATGCCATCGGCAACTGGCGCAGCACGCGACTGTTGCGCCGCAAGGAAAAGATCGATGCACTCCATCGTGAAGGCACCCATGCCTTCATGTCCAAACGCATCGTTGAAGCCGTCGGCCTATTTGAAAAAGCCCTGGCCATGGATCCGAATCGTGTCGATTCGCTGCTCTGGCTTGGCAACATTTATCGCGCAGAGAGCAACTACGCAGAAGCCATCCGTCTTCATCAACGGGCGAATCGCGTCGACGATCGCAACATCGAAATCCTGCTGGAGCTGGCGAAAGACCTGGAAGGCGCCAAGCGCTACGAAGACGCCTTGCAGGCCTTGCACAAAATGCTCAGGATCGAACCGGATAACCTCACCGCGCTCATTCGCGAGCGCGACCTCTTAATCCGGCTTGAAAAATGGAGCGAAGCCCTTGAAATCCAACATCGCCTGCTGAAAGCCAACCTGCCTGAGCCGGAACGCAAAGCAGAAGCCCATCTCCTCACCGGCTGCACCTACGAAGTTGGGCGCCAACTACTAGAACGTGGCCACCCCGATAAGGCACGGCGCTATTTCCGTGGCGCGATCAAGAAAGACAGGACCTTCCTGCCTGCCTACATCGGCATTGGAGAAATCCTGATTCGGGAAGGCAAAACGAAAGACGCGGTGGAGATCCTCAAGAAGGTCTATGCCAGGACCCGCAACATCATCATCCTGCACCGCCTCGAAGAGCTGTTTCTCGAACAAGGCGAACCCAGCGAAATTATCCGGGTCTATCAGGAAGCCCTCCAGCAGGACCCGAGCAACGCAGCCCTCCAGTTTTATTTGGGCAAGCTCTATTACCGGCTCGAAATGGCCGACGAGGCCTTCGACATCCTCTCAACCGTCGAAGGGATACAGGACCAGTTAGTCGATTACCATAAGATCATGGCCAATCTCTTTCTACGCAAGCAACATATGGAACAGGCCGTCGTCGAGCTCAAAAAAGCGCTGCATTTCAAGAAGCGTGTGGTCGTGCCCTACGTCTGTACCGCCTGCCAACAAGAATCGACCGAATGGTCGGGACGCTGCCACCGCTGCGGAACGTGGAATACGTTCGTGGCACTGCCCTGGCCGAATGCCGGCCAAACGGTCCAAGGCCAAAGCAACAGCCCCTCTCCAGCCTCCCTTGTTCCCTACCAGGGCATTGCTTCTCCCTTCGAAACCGTGTAG
- a CDS encoding FtsX-like permease family protein: MFNIALIRSHGLQQPFRTLLSIAGVALGVLASVAIGTANVQVLRSFEQAVTTVAGTSTLEIVGSDLGLDESVISAVRMAEGVASAAPVIDEAVVVAHGAQRGHVLKVLGLDLLAEVGTRGFQLTQADTEVALDTLLAPDVLYLGRQIAADWNLRVGSTLEVMAGGRLVRLRVVGLIHDKAGRSSLWDRLAIMDIAAAQQLFQAIGRLDRIELVTQSGQSLDDVMAFVRTVLPPHMVVQRPAQRTKQLENMVQAFQLNLTVLSWVGLLVGMFLIYNTMAFAVAQRRREIGIYRALGMTERRVAGLFLVEAGLLGLLGGFVGGLGGVWLARGLVSLVSRTISDLYAPVASDGSIVSMDMLTFVAVAKGVLLGTVVSMIGALGPSVEAGRTVTVRALAPGDYESAHQLRAGLFGWASLVLLLLGGLCSLMGPIGGLPLFGYVSTVCLLGALSCLAPLCIKALGLRRSRQESKPMALGGSLRHIAADQAARHPGRNAVTVSALMVGLSIMIGVAVMVRSFRDTVEVWVNETVMADLIVAPQSWPHGKQSGQSSRALPGAWRATLSAIDGIAAVDTYREVHVEVEGRPVALVSRDLRLHAQRSRYLMVRGEPTVALQRAAETGGVLMSEVLANRLGLREGNRISVTTQAGPVNVPIEGIFYDYATDGGKMVMDRDWYQKQWPDDRVTVFPIYLASGADVDQVRQSILTQISGMEGVTVPPSVIRNHELRKEILDIFDRTFVLTYVLEAIAVLVAVLGIINTLVTAVLERRREFATLRALGASARQVERLVLWEAAYLGLIGAALGVVGGLLLALLLIHVINKQSFGWTIQMTVPGGLILQAVALALTAALVAGYWPARWAARQPLVDGLREE; this comes from the coding sequence ATGTTCAATATCGCTCTGATCCGCTCCCATGGCCTCCAGCAGCCATTTCGCACCTTGCTCAGCATCGCTGGAGTCGCCCTGGGCGTGCTGGCTTCTGTGGCCATCGGGACGGCGAACGTTCAAGTCCTGCGGTCATTTGAACAGGCCGTCACGACGGTGGCCGGAACTTCTACATTGGAAATTGTGGGCAGTGATCTTGGTCTGGATGAATCCGTCATCTCGGCAGTTCGCATGGCCGAGGGGGTGGCAAGCGCTGCTCCAGTCATTGACGAAGCGGTCGTGGTTGCCCATGGAGCACAGCGTGGGCATGTGTTGAAGGTCTTGGGTCTTGATCTTCTTGCGGAGGTCGGGACGCGCGGATTTCAGCTGACTCAGGCTGACACTGAAGTGGCGCTGGATACGCTCCTGGCTCCGGACGTGTTGTATCTTGGCCGTCAGATCGCCGCCGACTGGAACCTGAGAGTCGGCAGTACTCTCGAGGTGATGGCGGGGGGGCGTCTTGTGCGGCTGCGGGTCGTAGGGCTTATTCACGACAAGGCGGGGCGTTCCTCCCTCTGGGATCGGTTAGCCATCATGGATATTGCTGCGGCGCAGCAGTTGTTCCAAGCGATCGGACGATTGGACCGGATCGAATTGGTGACGCAGTCCGGCCAGTCGCTCGACGATGTCATGGCCTTTGTCCGAACGGTGCTTCCTCCACATATGGTTGTGCAACGGCCGGCTCAACGGACGAAGCAGCTCGAAAATATGGTGCAGGCCTTCCAACTGAACTTGACGGTCTTGAGCTGGGTTGGGCTGCTCGTCGGGATGTTCTTGATCTACAACACGATGGCCTTTGCTGTGGCGCAACGGCGGCGCGAGATTGGCATCTATCGGGCGCTCGGTATGACGGAGCGGCGGGTCGCAGGCCTCTTCCTCGTGGAGGCAGGGTTACTCGGCCTCCTTGGCGGGTTCGTGGGAGGTCTTGGCGGGGTTTGGCTAGCCAGGGGGTTGGTGTCGCTCGTGAGCCGGACCATCTCAGACCTCTATGCGCCGGTCGCATCCGATGGGTCGATTGTGTCGATGGACATGTTGACGTTCGTGGCTGTGGCGAAGGGGGTGCTGCTTGGAACCGTGGTCTCGATGATAGGGGCTTTGGGTCCCAGTGTGGAAGCAGGTAGAACTGTGACGGTCCGTGCCTTGGCGCCAGGAGACTATGAATCTGCACACCAACTGAGGGCAGGCCTGTTTGGGTGGGCGAGCCTCGTATTGTTGTTGCTGGGAGGCCTCTGCTCACTGATGGGCCCGATCGGAGGTCTGCCTCTCTTTGGGTATGTCTCGACGGTCTGTCTCTTGGGGGCCCTCTCCTGTCTTGCGCCACTCTGCATCAAGGCCTTGGGCCTGAGGCGCTCTCGCCAAGAGAGTAAGCCCATGGCGCTCGGGGGGAGCCTCCGGCATATTGCGGCAGACCAGGCTGCTCGCCACCCTGGAAGGAATGCTGTGACCGTGTCGGCGTTGATGGTGGGATTGTCGATCATGATCGGTGTGGCCGTGATGGTGCGCAGCTTTCGTGACACGGTCGAGGTCTGGGTGAACGAGACCGTCATGGCCGATCTCATCGTCGCCCCGCAATCCTGGCCCCATGGGAAGCAGTCTGGCCAGTCGTCACGCGCCCTCCCAGGAGCCTGGCGTGCAACCCTGTCGGCGATTGACGGCATCGCCGCTGTCGATACCTATCGGGAGGTGCATGTGGAGGTAGAAGGCCGGCCTGTTGCGCTGGTCTCACGAGATCTCAGGCTCCATGCACAGCGCAGCCGATATCTGATGGTTCGTGGGGAACCAACAGTGGCCTTGCAGCGAGCCGCCGAGACCGGTGGCGTGCTCATGTCGGAAGTCTTGGCCAATCGATTAGGTCTTCGCGAGGGGAACAGGATTTCAGTTACGACACAGGCTGGACCAGTGAATGTGCCCATCGAGGGGATCTTCTACGATTACGCGACCGACGGTGGAAAGATGGTGATGGATCGAGACTGGTATCAGAAGCAATGGCCGGACGACCGAGTGACGGTATTCCCCATCTATTTGGCTTCCGGGGCCGATGTCGATCAAGTAAGGCAGTCGATTCTCACGCAGATTTCGGGGATGGAGGGGGTGACGGTTCCACCGTCTGTGATCCGGAACCACGAGTTGAGGAAGGAGATTCTCGATATCTTCGACCGTACCTTCGTGCTCACCTATGTTCTCGAAGCCATTGCTGTGCTAGTGGCTGTGCTCGGCATCATCAATACTCTGGTGACAGCCGTGTTGGAACGGCGGCGTGAGTTCGCTACCTTGCGAGCTCTCGGCGCCAGCGCGAGGCAGGTGGAGCGATTGGTTTTGTGGGAGGCGGCCTATCTCGGATTGATCGGGGCGGCGCTGGGCGTGGTGGGAGGCCTGCTGCTCGCGCTGCTGCTCATCCACGTGATCAATAAGCAGTCCTTTGGCTGGACGATTCAGATGACGGTTCCAGGCGGACTGATTCTGCAAGCAGTCGCACTCGCTCTTACGGCGGCCCTGGTAGCAGGCTATTGGCCTGCGCGTTGGGCCGCAAGGCAACCTCTCGTGGACGGGCTGCGGGAGGAATAG